The Pyrus communis chromosome 8, drPyrComm1.1, whole genome shotgun sequence region TTCAAGACGGGCTTGTCTTCTACTAGTTGACTGGACAAAAGCCAATTCTCGGCTAATACCAAGTGTATGTACATCttggaaaaatcacattttttgtCCTTCACATTGACTGGGATAAGCAATTTTAGGATCTCTTCATCATTAGGGGCCTTAGGTGAAGCATGACGTCAAGCAACAATGTCAAATCAGATTTAAGAAATTAGAGGGGAAAAGGGCTCTAGATGCAATCACTTAAAACTAACAATAATGTCTTTCGAAGTTGAAAAGAACAAGAATTTATAGAATAAGTTAGACTATTCTCTCAATGAACATCAGAAAACAATCGTAAGATATTATGCATCGTCATCTCACGCGCATTGGATGTATTGCTTTAGTTTCACAACTCTCATGCTCATGCGAGAACAACTTATAGATGGTGTCGAACGcaaacattttaaaaaacttACACTCTTATTCAAAAGCTTAAACTATATGCAACTGATTTTAATTGTGCCCCTCATGCATGGGCTCCAAAGAAACTTGTCATTTATGGTCCTAGCATGTTTAAgtgaatgaaaaaaatatataattaccaATGGGATGTTAAATAGTGATTATACAATCCGGTTACTACCAGCATATGATGTTAAAATTCAAGTCCTTTTTTGCAGAGAGCATGCTTCTTTCCTTCCCATAGAAGCCTAACTTATTTTGCTGGAAcaattgtttgataaaatgtagAATGAAAGAATAATTGTGCTGTATTAAAAAGACCTGTATTCTTGTTCAGTACCTTATGATCATAACAGCTAAGAAGCATTTGATGGGCAATTGCACTTCTAAACAGCTTACTACGAGTATCGACTCCCGAAATGCATTCCACAATTCTTAGGCAGGTCACGTCTTTAGGAACTCTGCTTATCATAGATCAGCAATAATAAGGGAGAGGAATTGAACAAAAGTAAACAGCAAAAGGCGACGACACTATTTAGGCATAATTTCAATATACatttttttgagttttatttttctttttccaaaattCCTGTTCAAATGATTTGGGTAGAATATAGTCACAAATATGTATGGATCTCCATAACTAATTTTTCCCTTACAATATATGAAACTGAACgtagttgtaaaaaataatacaaaatcgCTGACAAAAGGTGCACaaagttcaaataaattaattgatcaCGAATTATTCTCAGCGAAGAGAAAGAGTGATCATGACCATCCCAATTTGAAAGTAAAATCCAATCCAACAGTTCAAATCAAACAACCAGTTAAGTCAATAACCTGCAAGCAAGAGAATTTGCTATCTTTTCACAGCTAGATTCCCACTCTTTTTCAGTGAAGTAACTGATAGCTGACTGCACGCACTCATGCAAAAGCACGGACAGACCTTGAAGTTGGCGATCAGAAAATAGACAAATAATGACTTCAATTAACTCTTCAGCTTCTGAGGTCAAGTATATAGCCATTTTGTTCCTGCAAATAAAATAAGCACCACAACAAATCAATGAAAACAATACGAAACCAAACATATTTCCAAATTTTAAGTAAGTATTTGCATCATTAGGTATCACTTATGTTGTTAGGTAGTACCCATTGAAAGAAATATTTAGAAAGGAAGATCATTGTATCACACATTCAAAGAATATAGTACACTGATCTATATAGGATTCGAGATGTGAAATACCGATAAAATATTCAATACTTGAAGCGAACAGCCTACACAATAATGTAGGACAATCAACAACCAACTAATCATCTATTAAGCTAAATGCACAATTACCAAGCATTAACTTATATCAACAACACTCCCCATGAAgctaaagagaaagaaagaacatTATATTATTACACGTCCAAATGAAAGATCATTGTTGTTCTATCAATGAGGTCTAATAACTAGACCATAATTTAGGCTAAATGCCTAAAAATCAGCCTATACCAATGAGGCAATGACAGAATCAGTTAACAAACATCAACTAATTGATCCATGAAGGAAACAAGCAAATGGCAGTCTTATGTGTTGTCAAACTAGTGcttccatttttttaatgaactAGTACTTCCAGTTGTTATTTACCTCTTTTGACAAGAAGCAGTCACAAATTTAAGCCAAGCTCTAATATTTGGAGCTGGACCTCTACGAGCAGAATCTAGAAGGCAAAATAAAAGTATTATGAGAAGACAAATAACAAAAAGCATGCaaaactttataatttttaCATGATATTTCGTATATCAAATAacaagaaatataaataaaataaaataaacaggaAAGAAAATGATATATGAAGAATCTAAAAATTACTACTATTCTGTTCATACCaataaaaaagcaaaaagaaaaaaatcctgAAAAGCATCATTGAACCACtagattttgttttattattggTGGGTATGCCAACTGAATATGGAGCCCATAAGCATGGGGAATCAGCTCAAGATCATTGCAACCCAGAAAATCCTTCTAAAATGCATCAACATGAAAGTAACGAATGTAATTGACATTACTGCACTTACACATATAAAGCATATTCTATCAAGTATCACCAATGGtagaaacaatatatatatttttcctattcgagaaaaaaagagagaaatttcCAACCTAAAATATGCATAAAACTGGTGTGAAGGTAGAAACTTACTGGAAGGAGCAGAATCCGTGTTAGATGAAAAGTTGAATAAAAATCCGTAGTTTTCAAGAGCTATTTTTAATTCAGAATAGCTAGGAATCCAATCAATTTTGACTGGCAGTAAATCAACCTGGTTAAGAATTAATACCAGAATTAACTCCTTTACATATCACCCAATCAAACTTTTGTCCAATGAAAAAATGAAGATCAAGTTCAACCTCATTTTCAAACGAGAGGATAGCACACCAGAAGTCACATGCAGATGCcctcaaattttcttttgatgaATATAACACTGAAAGAGAAAAGGTAAACACATCACAAGAAATTCCATGAGTTTTAATAGGACATGCTAGGGGTGACAAAAAGGCTCACTCAGATAAAAGGTCCATGTGGCTATTGATTTTTCTAGATGACCACTGGCgaaaatcaattttgatagCCAGCCATTTACTAATAATCGTTCAAGGAAAGTGTCTCCTGCACAATATCAATaactgaatatatatatatatattttgcgAAAGGGCCAAAATATGCACAACAGGATACATAACTTGATGCCAAAATGCATGCCAATAATGAATGACCAGTGATAACTAATATAAGCCAAGCAATATAACTAACCATTTTCTGTAGAGATATCAATCAAAGAATTGAGCTCATCATCCATGAATGACTGCAAGACCCTGCAAGTTTTAAGCTCGGGAAAAGATAGAGAAGGTGGGGTCTTCTGCAACcacaaagtaaaacaaaaactaaGAAAGTACTGCTATTTAAAGATCAACACCTATCACAATCTACATAACAATAACCAATCGTCAGGTGACACAATCTAGAGATTGTATCTATCAATTGGAAACCTGGTCTCTGTAACATAACAAATGCCAAAAACAGAGGACAAAGTGTCTTCTTGCCTATAGCCAGTTCTTATACGCAATGGACAGCTTGTCTGTCTGCTCTGTTTATGTACACTCCTTTTGACTCCTTTTTCACTCAACGAAAGTTTTCTTATACAATAATAACGAACCTGATCTCCAAAAGTGCATATGCCCCACACAAAGCTCTCCTCCTTAACACTTATTTCTCTCATCTGCATCACCAAGTTTATATTTCAAGTTTTGAAAAGGAAACAGAAGTACACAAATAACACCAGAAAAGACCAGAACAGGAGAGTTAACATGCCTCGCTTTCACACTTATCGACAATGTCAAAGAGCACAGCCTCTTTGTCATTATCTTCTTCATCTGAATCATTGTTCCTTCGTGCCTTTGCAAGCTTAGCTTCCTTTTCAACAAGCTTGTCTTCTTCCTTGTAGAAGTCAGTCAAAAGGTCATCCAACCCAATAGTCTTCCTCCTAAATTACAACCAAAGAGAGATATAACACAAAAAGGGGAATCTACCATTCTCATTAATTACTGCAAAAAATCATACACTAAATCCTACAGTGGCAATTCTGTGTTAATGCATACACACTACATGTTCAGTAAGCGCCAACCGAACGTAAAATGGAAACCGATCATGTTCAAGTCTTATTTGGTTTCCATTTCTGTGACATAATTCAAGAATTTATGATAAATATGAACAGAAATCATGTTCAATCAACTTCAAGgcctctaaaaat contains the following coding sequences:
- the LOC137741323 gene encoding uncharacterized protein, coding for MVDMEDNFLDFDLEDPLLTRPAVTKRRRKTIGLDDLLTDFYKEEDKLVEKEAKLAKARRNNDSDEEDNDKEAVLFDIVDKCESEMREISVKEESFVWGICTFGDQKTPPSLSFPELKTCRVLQSFMDDELNSLIDISTENGDTFLERLLVNGWLSKLIFASGHLEKSIATWTFYLMLYSSKENLRASACDFWCAILSFENEVDLLPVKIDWIPSYSELKIALENYGFLFNFSSNTDSAPSNSARRGPAPNIRAWLKFVTASCQKRNKMAIYLTSEAEELIEVIICLFSDRQLQGLSVLLHECVQSAISYFTEKEWESSCEKIANSLACRVPKDVTCLRIVECISGVDTRSKLFRSAIAHQMLLSCYDHKAPNDEEILKLLIPVNVKDKKCDFSKMYIHLVLAENWLLSSQLVEDKPVLKAMWRLYLRNCSCLIASTDLRSFASKVRNKASYLLQGTITAD